A genomic window from Pyxidicoccus trucidator includes:
- a CDS encoding GlsB/YeaQ/YmgE family stress response membrane protein — translation MGIIAFIVIGLIAGLIARAILPGRQSMGLVATTLLGMVGSLVGGLIGSLFQRDGRLFDLHPAGIIMSVIGAIAVLLLVGAAGRRRVHA, via the coding sequence ATGGGGATCATCGCATTCATCGTCATCGGCCTCATCGCGGGTCTCATCGCCCGCGCCATCCTTCCGGGACGGCAGAGCATGGGTCTGGTGGCCACGACGCTGCTGGGCATGGTCGGTTCTCTCGTCGGCGGTCTGATTGGCTCGCTCTTCCAGCGGGACGGGCGGCTCTTCGACCTCCATCCGGCGGGCATCATCATGTCGGTGATTGGCGCCATCGCCGTACTCTTGTTGGTCGGGGCAGCGGGACGTCGGCGCGTCCATGCCTAG
- a CDS encoding asparaginase produces the protein MSTLTIETTRSGLVESVHAVSVAVVDTEGALVAQAGDPERFTYWRSAAKPFQAMPLVQDGVAQRYGFGSRELALACGSHSSEPVHRALAASMLRACGCEEHQLACGPHPPLSQAVADEALRAGVVITPRWSNCSGKHAGMLALARHHGWPTQGYERAGHPVQERALAEVMRWTGQSRDALRLGVDGYTAVCFGLSLRAMATSYARFGASSEPAARRLREAMVAHPELVAGTGRPCTDIMSAARGAVVAKVGAEGIYCAALPALGLGVALKVEDGDMRCSPPALLSVLRQVGERRGLSLPISELRQHAEPVLRTTRGEPVGELRATGALRFH, from the coding sequence ATGTCGACGCTCACCATCGAGACCACCCGCTCGGGCCTCGTCGAGTCCGTCCATGCCGTGTCCGTTGCCGTGGTGGACACGGAGGGCGCGCTCGTCGCGCAAGCCGGGGACCCGGAGCGCTTCACCTACTGGCGCTCGGCCGCCAAGCCCTTCCAGGCGATGCCGCTCGTGCAGGACGGCGTGGCGCAGCGCTACGGCTTCGGCTCGCGCGAGCTGGCGCTGGCGTGTGGTTCGCACTCCAGCGAGCCGGTGCACCGGGCGCTGGCCGCGTCCATGCTGCGCGCCTGTGGCTGTGAGGAGCACCAGTTGGCCTGTGGCCCGCATCCGCCGCTGTCCCAGGCGGTGGCGGACGAGGCGCTGCGCGCGGGTGTCGTCATCACCCCACGCTGGAGCAACTGCTCGGGCAAGCACGCCGGCATGCTCGCGCTCGCGCGCCACCACGGCTGGCCCACCCAGGGTTACGAGCGCGCCGGCCACCCCGTGCAGGAGCGCGCCCTCGCGGAGGTGATGCGCTGGACGGGGCAGTCGCGCGACGCGCTGCGCCTGGGCGTGGACGGGTACACGGCGGTGTGCTTCGGCCTGTCCCTGCGCGCCATGGCCACCTCCTATGCGCGCTTCGGCGCCTCGTCGGAGCCGGCGGCGCGGCGGCTGCGCGAGGCCATGGTGGCGCACCCGGAGCTGGTGGCGGGCACGGGACGGCCCTGCACGGACATCATGTCGGCGGCGCGGGGCGCGGTGGTGGCCAAGGTGGGGGCGGAGGGCATCTACTGCGCGGCGCTGCCGGCGCTGGGGCTGGGTGTGGCGCTGAAGGTCGAGGACGGGGACATGCGCTGCTCGCCTCCCGCGCTGCTCTCGGTGCTCCGGCAGGTAGGCGAGCGGCGGGGGCTCTCGCTGCCCATCTCGGAGTTGAGGCAACATGCGGAGCCGGTGCTGCGCACCACCCGAGGCGAGCCCGTGGGCGAGCTGCGGGCCACCGGCGCGCTTCGCTTCCACTGA
- a CDS encoding 16S rRNA (uracil(1498)-N(3))-methyltransferase, which translates to MLRLFVPLPDPAPTDVDLTGERRHYLLHVLRLAPGDALEVFDGQGRAFEARVASVGEEAVRVSLGTARVAPPRRAVGVLQGLPKGDKLELVLQKGTELGATAFYPVATARSVVKLEPKRAEERTARWTKIVEEASRQCRRDDVPRVETPRALLDAARALPPGTVLLVLDEEESAVPLGEAFRAAGPGTPVALVVGPEGGLAREEVEELRKIGARNVTLGKRILRTETAALAALAVMMHLDGELG; encoded by the coding sequence GTGCTCCGCCTCTTCGTCCCGTTGCCCGACCCCGCCCCCACCGACGTGGACCTGACCGGAGAACGCCGCCACTACCTCCTCCATGTCCTGCGGCTGGCGCCAGGCGACGCGCTGGAGGTCTTCGACGGCCAGGGCCGCGCCTTCGAGGCCCGTGTCGCGAGCGTGGGCGAGGAGGCCGTGCGCGTGTCGCTCGGCACCGCGCGCGTGGCCCCTCCGCGCCGCGCGGTGGGCGTGCTGCAGGGACTGCCCAAGGGAGACAAGCTGGAGCTGGTGCTGCAGAAGGGCACGGAGCTGGGCGCCACCGCGTTCTATCCGGTGGCCACCGCGCGCAGCGTGGTGAAGCTGGAGCCGAAGCGCGCCGAGGAGCGCACCGCGCGCTGGACGAAGATTGTCGAGGAGGCCTCGCGTCAGTGCCGCCGTGACGACGTGCCCCGCGTGGAGACCCCGCGTGCGCTGCTGGACGCGGCGCGCGCGCTGCCCCCCGGCACGGTGCTGCTGGTGCTCGACGAGGAGGAGTCCGCCGTGCCGCTGGGCGAGGCCTTCCGCGCCGCGGGCCCGGGCACGCCGGTGGCGCTGGTGGTGGGCCCCGAGGGAGGGCTCGCTCGCGAGGAAGTCGAAGAGCTCCGGAAAATCGGTGCGCGCAACGTCACCCTGGGCAAGCGCATTCTCCGTACGGAGACGGCGGCGCTGGCGGCCCTTGCGGTGATGATGCACCTGGACGGGGAACTCGGGTAG